The window ACACCCCACGAGCCTGGACTGCCGCCAGGTCGACGATCTGGTCGCCGATGGCCACGCCACCCCGGAAGGCCTCATTCGAGCCGGCGCGGCGGAACACCGCGAAGGGCAGATTCTGGATGGGGAAGTCGCAGCTTGCGGCGTTGGCCGAAGCCACCCAGCTTTGCAGGCCCGCATCATGGGTTTCGTTCAGTCGCGTCATCTCGGTTGCTTGGATTGGACAGAAAAGGGTCAGTGAGCGAGGGAACCGGCGCTGCCGACGGCTCGCGGCGACGAGCCTCGACCGGCCTTGGACATCAGCACCAGCATCAGCGCGGAAATCACGGTGGGCACCGCCATGGCGAGGAATATCTCGTTGGTGGACCAATTCAGGCGGATCAGTTCCCCGCCCAGGACCGGGCCCACGATCGAGCCGATGCGTCCGACGCCGAGGCTCCAGCCCACCCCGGTGGAGCGCAGCGCCGTCGGGTAGTAGGTTGCCGCCAGCGCATTGACCGCCGGCTGCCCGCCAATGATGCAGAAGCCCGTCATTGTCACGACCAGGAACAGCAGCGGCAGGGCCACGCCCGGCTGACCGATCGTCGCGATCGTGACGGCAGCGAGCAGAAACGAGGGTACCAGCACCTTGATGAATCCGACGCGGTCGATCACCGGGCCCATCAGCAGGGTGCCGATGACGCCCCCGATCTGCAGCGCGGTGCCCACGAGCACGGCTGTCGAGGTGGACAGGCCGGCGCTGTTGGCGATGGTCGGCAGCCAGTTCGACAGGAAGTACAGATTGATCAGGTTCATGAAGTTCACGACCCACAGCAGCAGCGTGATCATGGCGCGTCCCTCACGGAACAACTCGATCATGGGCACGCCGTCCTGCTTCACCTCGGGCATCGCATAGCGGGTACGGCCATCGATCTGCACGGACGGGTCGATCTTGCGCAGGCAGGCGGCGACGCTGTCCAGACGGCGCCCCTTGAGGACCAGGAACTGCATCGATTCGGGCACATAGACGTACATCAGCACGGCCATCGCCAACGGGATCACGCCCCCGAGATAGAAGACCGACTTCCAGCCGAAAGCGGGGATCATGGCCGCCGACAGCAGTCCGCCGAGCACCGCCCCGACAGTGAAGCCGCAGGACACCAGCATCATCAGCGTGACCTTCTTGCGCCTGGGGCTGAACTCGCCGGCCAGCGCCATGGCGTTGGGCATGATCGCGCCCAGCCCGAGGCCGGTGATGAAGCGCAGTATCTGAAGTCGCGGGATCGTCGTGACGTGCGCGGTCGCCAGCATGCACAGCGAGAAGAAGACGGTGGCGCCGATCAGCACCGGGCGGCGGCCGATCTTGTCGGCCAGCACGCTCAGCGTCAGCGACCCGACCAGCATGCCGAAGAGGCCCGCACCGAACACGGGGCCGAGTTCCGCCTTGCTCACCCCCCACTCCTTGATGATCGCCGGCGCCACGTAGCCCATGGCCTGGACGTCGAAGCCGTCCATGACCACGGTCAGCGCCACCATCAGCAGGATCCACACCTGCGTGCGACTGACCCGGTTCGCGTCGATCAGCGCCGGGATATCGATGGTCGTGGCGGCATTCATGCTTTATCTCCCTGCAGCAAAGCGACTACCGACGCGGCGCAGCAGGCCGTGGCGACGGATTGGGAGCGCGGGCGCTCGGGGGGCAGGGAATGGCGGTGCATGGTTGTCTCCAGGTATTTTTATAGGGGCGATCAACTCCGCGACGCATTCGACGCGAACAGATCCTTTCGGTTGGCATGGCTGCGAAGCGATGCCGACCGTTTCCGTGATGCAATTGAAACGCGGAGCATACGTGGCGACAAACGGTCTTTTCTTGTCGATTTATAAGAAAAGGCGATGAATGGGCGATTTGCGCGGCCGATAGCCATGCGTATTCCCTCGCACGCGCGACGTCGCCGCCCCCGTGCGAGCGGGGCAGGGGTCAAGCGTCGGAACGCAGGGGCCGCAGGACAGCTGCCCGACAGGGGCCGATTGACCTTCCCTACCGGGAGCGGCGCTCAGACATCCGCGTCGACTTGCGCATTGATGTGGTCGAACAGATAGGGGTCGTCTCAGAAAATGGAAAATAAAGCACGCTAAGCCGGTTGCAACGGCCGTAGCGGCCTGAACTTCCCCGCGCCGGATCTTGGCAATGCTGCGCCAGACGTAATCGCCGGTCAGGTTAATGTGCTCCCAGCCCAGCGGCGACAGGTATTGCGACTGAGCGTCATCGACGATCTGACCGTGCCCGCGCAAGGCCTTCGCGGCTCGCTCCAGATAGACCGTGTTCCACAGCACGACAGCGGCTGTGACCAGATTGAGGCCGCTGGCCCGGTAGCGCTGCTGCTCGAAACTGCGATCGCAGATTTCGCCGAGGCGGTTGAAGAACACGGCACGGGCCAGCGCGTTGCGCGCCTCGCCCTTGTTCAGACCGGCATGGACGCGGCGGCGCAGTTCGACGCTTTGCAGCCAGTCCAGGATGAACAGCGTGCGCTCGATACGGCCCAGCTCGCGCAGCGCCACGGCCAAGCCGTTCTGGCGCGGATATCTGCAAGCCCACGATTACAGCGGCTACCACGCAAGCTTCCGTGAAGGGGTGACCCACGTCGCCTGCTGGGCCCACGCGAGGAGGAAGTACTTCGACGTGGTCAAGGCCATGCCCAGGGGGGCCCGGCCGGGGCTTGCGCATCATGCGCTGCGCCTCATCGGGCTCATCTACCGCATCGAACGGCAAATCGCCGAGGCCGACCCCGACACCCGACGGCAGCACCGACAACGGCGCACGAAACGCGTGCTCGCCTGGTTTCATTGCTGGCTGACCGCGCACGCCTCGACCCTGCTGCCCAAGTCGCCGCTGGCGAAGGCCTTCGCCTATACGCTGTCGAACTGGACAGCGCTCACCGTGTTCATCGACGACGGCAGTCTCGCCGCGGACAACAATTTGAGCGAATGCGCCATGCGTCCGGTGGCCCTGTCGCGCAAGAACTGGCTCTTCGCCGGCAGCGAGCGCGGCGGGCAGGCGGCTGCGGTACTCTTCAGCCTGATCGAGACGACACGCCTGAACGGCGTCGAGCCCTATGCCTATCTGAAGGACGTGCTCGCGCGCATCAACGCCCACCGCGTCGATCGCCTCGAAGAACTGCTGCCGATGAACTGGACGCCCGCCGCCGTATGAACGCTGCCCTGATCGAAGCCCTCAACCGCGCCACCAGCCTGGAACTGTTCCACCTCTCGACCATCCTCGAACGCCTGATGTCGGACCCGGCCCGGATCATCGAGATCCGTCGCCACCTGCATCTGGGGCAATCCGTGCGTTTCCTCGATTGGCAACAGGCCGGCGCCCAGATGTCGCTGCGCACGGGGCGGATCGTCGCGATGAAGGACACGCAACTCACCGTGCAGGACGAGCGCACCCGGCGCGAATGGAAATTGCCTTATGCAGCGATCGAGATGCCGGATGCCGGTGCGGTCCCCGCGCCATCGGTGCCCGAACCGCTGTCTCCGACCCGCGCAGACTTCCAAGTGGGCGACCGCGTAAGCTTCGAGGACCGTCACCTGCAGACCCGCGTCGGTACCATCGTCCGCATCAATCAGCGCACCGCCACCCTCGACTGCGACGATCAAAGCTGGCGCGTCTCCTTCCCGCTTCTGCGCCATCTCGTCGATCTCTGAGTCGCGGGGATTACCGGACGGATACGATGATCTCGTCGGTGACGGTGGCCATGCCCTCGATGGCCAGCGCGACGAGGGTGGCATATCGGCGCTGCGGCTCGAACTTGGCGAGGTCGGCAGGCGTCATCTGGTTGCCCTCGCGGGCAATCTTGAGCAGCCGGTTTTGGTGCACCGACCGCTCGATGCCGGCGGGCAGGTCGAGCACCTGCCATGCCTTGAGGCGCTCGATGTGTTCGAGCATATGCCGCGAGTTCGGCTTGGCGGGCGACTGGCGCAGCCACACCAGCCAAGTCGGCTTGCCATTGTCGCGGCGCTTGAGCAGCTCATCGAGGCGATGCCGGTGGGTGTCCATGAGCGGGTCGGACAAGGCCTCGTAGATGCGCCGGTTGGCGCGGGTGATCGCCTCGGCGCTCGCACGCTCGATGGCGTTGACCGCGGGCAGGATGACCGACTTCCGGCGCAGATGCTCTATCAGGGCGCTGGCCAGCACGATGCCCTTGTCGGTCTGCATGGCCAGCTCAATCAGCGTCCGCACGACTTGCCGGTAATGGCTCATGGTGAAGCGCCGGAAGCCGAACACCGTTTGCAGCTCGACCAGGTGCTCGCGCCGGGTCTGCTCTCGCTGCCCGTAGTCGTCTCAGCAATCAACGCCAACCTTGAGCTGGTCGGCGACCAACTTGAGCAAAGGCGGAAACGGCGGCTGATCGACGCCAAGGATGATGCCGGGGAAGCGCAGGTAGCAGAGCTGCACGGCGAAGCCCAGCCGGTTTTTTGGCCCGCGCCGCTGCCGGATGATGGCAAGGTCGGTTTCGCTGAACGTGTAGTGACGGATCAACCCATCCCTGGTATCCGGCAGCGCCAGCTGGCTTTAGCGCTCGGCAGCGGAGAGAACCGAACGGCGGGGCATGCATCCTCCTTTTTCTTGTAAAGGGGTAGTCCCAGCGCTCATGTCATCAGGACCTCCACCGCTCGCCCGCTTTTACGCTTCCGTCACCACGCCTTCACTACCAGCCGAAATGGCGGCGTGAAACCCCTTCATGGCCGGCGGGACTCCATGAAGTCCGGCTTCTCATGCCAGCCGCAGACATGCGCCATAGGCGATTGCCCCGAATAAGGTCGGCAAGGCAACGCCGCCAATTACCCTCTTCGCCCCCATGACGGTGGCCAATCCAACGACCATCGCTGACAAAGTTGGCAGATGGAGTCCGTTGTCCCCGCCCGGCCACAGCGAGACGACAAGCAGCGCGGTGATTGCAGCTGGCCCAATGGCGTTCAGTACGCCCTGCTCCACGCGGGTCGATTCTTTTCCGGGGACCCAGGTCCACATGGGCACCAGGCGCAGCAGGAAGGTCACGATTCCGCAGGCGATGGCGACCCATTCTGCAGGAAGATTCATTGAGTCGCTCTGCGATAGCCCAACGCAGCGCCAGCGGCCATGCCCACTGCCATCGCCAAGTACGCTGGTATAAGGGGGATAAGAGCGGCTGTTGCGACTGCTGAGGCAACCAGTACACGCCGCTGGGTGTTGCCATTGATTTCAAGCAACAACGAGAGGAATAGCGCGGGCAACACGAAAGCCAGCGAGTCGCGAAGGAACGCAGAATGACTCGTCAGTTGCTGCCCAAGAAAGGCGCCCAGCGCCGTGCCGAGAACCCACGCCGAGTAGGCGCCCAACTGCAGGCCGACATACCAATGCTCGCGCTCGGGCGGAGAGATCAGTTGCAGCTTCCCGACTGCGGAGGCAAATACCTCATCGGTAAGACCAAACGCCAAGAGGGGTAATGGCAGGGATGGCCGGCCATTACCCAACTTCGCGATGACTGAGGGTCCGTAGAAGATGTGTCGGACGTTCATCAGCAACACCGTGGAGACCACCGAAAGCAACGATCCGCCCGCGGCCACCAAGGCAATCAGTGCAAACTGACTCGCTCCGGCGAACACGATTCCGGAAATGAGCACCGCGGTCAGGGGCGGCAGGTTCGCCTGCAGAGCTGCCAATCCAAAGGAAAAAGCGATTGGTAAGTAACCCACGCCGATGGATAGACTGTCCACGAGACCATTCACAAGGGGGCGCACGGCAAACAACCTGTTACCCGACGACCGGCTTGCGGAAAGTAAATACATGCGTACCCCCGCCCCATTCGTCGGCGCCGGTCGTCGCAAATACCCGACGATGGCGAAGCAGCTCAAACCCGGCAAGGCGGGCAAGGTCGGCGAAGCGACGAGGGAATGTCTTCCTCTCAATCTCATAGTCGAAGCCTGCCACCATCGCCTGTAGCTCCAGCCAGAAAAAACGCGTGTAGGCACCTATCGCGAGCCCTGGAGACTTTGCCAGCGTCGCTTTCTTCATGTTTGCATACAGTTCTCGGCATCGGCCGATCGCCGCCGGGCCCTGGCCTGATTCGGCCTCGACCAAAGCTAGCGCGAGCGCTTGCTGGAATGTGCGATACCACTCCCAATCTTCACCGTCAGTTTCCAAGACCTCGCATTCTCCGATCCAGGCCATTGCCGTCAGGATGTATGCGGCATGGTGGCGGACCAGAGCGAGGTTTCGCTCTTCCGGAGTGTGAAACTCGGGGATAAATTCGTCGGCTACAGACAGAATCCCCCCCGGTTTCAGAACCAGCATCGCCTTTTGCAGCATGAAGGCTGTGTTGAAATGGTGTGATGCGCCAACAGACGTAATCAGCGACGTTTCGCTTTCAGGAAGCTCCAGTTCAAGGAATCCAGTCTGATGCGCCGTAATGCCAGATACTCCTCGGATATTTTCTTGGAGACAGCTGAATGCAGTGTCATCTGGTTCTATCGCCGCGACTTGTAGCTGGGGCTGCAGTTCACGGAGCATCAGCAGCGGAACTCCCGGGCCGGTGCCAACGTCAATGGCTCGAATCGAGTCCCGGCCCGCAGTATGGGCTTCAATATCTTCCGCCAGCGCCACTACCTGGCGAGCGTATGCGGGGTGCAGCAGCTCGAAAGCATCATAGTGCTCAACGTCAATACGGCTAGAGAACGACTGGTCATCGGCGACGCGCTTGGGCTGGCGTGACTTCAGCGAGAGATGACTGAGTTGGCTAGGAGTCTGCGCGGCAGAACTCCAGAGAGTGGGGTTTTAGCAGAAGGATCGGCGAAGCGAGAGGTGCGGGAAGAGACTGCGGCCGTGGTTGAATTGCTTCGCGACGGTGCTGCGCCCGTGCCGGACGGGAACGGGGACAGATTTGCGCCCCTTTTTCCCGTTATGCCGTCCTCAGTGTGCTCATCCTGCGCAGGTTCAGGGCCATACAGACGAGCTTCCACTCCGCTTTGACGCGCTCCAGGCCCCGCAGGCTGAACTGCCGGAATCCCAATACGTTCTTGATCCAGCCGTTGGGCGGTTCGGCGATCCATTTCCGTTTTCGGTAAGCCGTCTTGCCCGCCTCGCTATCGAGCTTGTCGGCCATCTGCGCGGTGTGCGGACTGCGTTCACGGTCGAAACCGAGTCGGCGCTTGCCTTCCCGGCCCAGCGCCACCACCAGTTCGGTCCCGCAGCCGTCGAGCTCCCGGAACGTCTGCTCCGAGCGGTAGCCGGTGTCGGCCAGCGCCTGGCGCGGGCGCTGCGCGAGGGTGTCGCGCACGACCTGCAACATCCCCGGCAGTAGCCCGGCGTCGCTGGCGTTGTTGGTCAGTTCGGCCGCCACGATGATGTGGGCGGTCTCGTCGACCGCCGTCTGGGCGTTGTAGCCCGGATCGAACCCGCCGCCGGCGCGCTTCATGATGCGGCTGTCTGGATCCGTGAAGTTCTCCTGTGCCTTGTCCTCGGGCACCCCGAAGTCGCGCTTGTAGCGCCCACCCTTCGGTTTGCCGTCACCGCCGCGCGGACGGCGGTCGTCATCGTCGCTGCGCCCGCGCGCCTGATCGGCCTCGCGCTGGCGCTGCTCGAGCCGCGCCCGGGCTTCGGCAATCGCCGTCAGCCGCGCCTCGCGCCGCGCGATCTCGGCCGGCACATCCAGCTCGGGCTCGTTCCTCTCGGCGTCGTCGGCGGCCTTGGCCCGATTGAGCAGCGCCTCGATCTGCCGTTTCAATTCGGCCTCCGCCTTCACCATGTGGCCGTAACTCATCGCCTTGTGGCGGCTGGCGTTCGCCTTGACCTTGGTGCCGTCGATGGCCACCGTCCCGAGCTTCACCAGCCCCATCTCGCGAGCCAGTCGCACCACCTGCACGAACAACTCGCTCAGCTCCTTCAAGTGGACAGCGCGAAAGTCGCTGAGCGTGCGGTGGGCCGGGAAGTTGCCTGCCGCCAGCACCCGGAACGCCACATCCTCGTGCAGCTTGCGCGCGATCTTGCGCGAGCTGAACACGCCCGTGGCGTACGCATACAGCAGCACCTTGACCATCATGGCCGGATGAAACGGCTGGTTGCGCGGTCCGCCCCCGGCATACCGGGTGTGGAACGCGCTCAGGTCCAATCCGTCGACCGCGTCGCTAATGAAGTACGCCAGGTGGCCTTCGGGTAGCCACTCCTGCAGCGCCTGGGGCAGCAGCATCTGCTGCTGCGGGCAATAGGGCAGATAGCTCGTCATCTCGACAGTCTACCGGCCCCGACACGCCAGGGAGGGCTTACCTCACCGACGCTTGGCTTCTGCCGCGCAGACTCCTAGGGAGTGCTAACAGTCCCCGCTGGATTAGCACTTCCGAGGCAAGAGCGCTCAGGGTCCATGAAGAGCTGATCACTGCGCGCTTCGCTTGCCCCATTTCTCCATCCGATAGGGGTAAGAAAGGGGATTCGGCGAGGCGCGCAAGAGCACGTGCGGCCGACAACTCAGGTGACGCCGCGGAAAGCGCGGAGCTGGCTGGGTGTGAGAATGCGGCCGCAAAGCGTAACGGCAGGACAGCTAGGTACGCCCCTTGGCGATCCGCGTCCACGAGGCTAAGCAATGGCCAGGAGAACGGACGCGAACCGCCATCGAACAGTTGTTTCCGGAGTTCATTTCTTGCCGCCTTTGCAGCAAGCTTGCATCCGCGGAATCGGACCAAACGGGCGTCTACACCGTTCGATACCTCGATGAGCAGTCGATCCAGCGCCGAGCGCACACCGTCCCAGCCATTCGCGGTCGAAGGCCAGTCTAGGTGAATCACCGATCTGCCGCCGGTAGTCCCTCTCGGAGGGTATTCGATGAACACCAGCGCCTTGGTCCCACGGTCGGTCGCCCCATACACATGGGGCACATCGGCCGCGAAAGCGCAGGATTCGCCAGCTCGAACGAGTTTCGGACGTTCCGGGTCGCCGACAAGC is drawn from Azoarcus sp. DN11 and contains these coding sequences:
- a CDS encoding MFS transporter — its product is MNAATTIDIPALIDANRVSRTQVWILLMVALTVVMDGFDVQAMGYVAPAIIKEWGVSKAELGPVFGAGLFGMLVGSLTLSVLADKIGRRPVLIGATVFFSLCMLATAHVTTIPRLQILRFITGLGLGAIMPNAMALAGEFSPRRKKVTLMMLVSCGFTVGAVLGGLLSAAMIPAFGWKSVFYLGGVIPLAMAVLMYVYVPESMQFLVLKGRRLDSVAACLRKIDPSVQIDGRTRYAMPEVKQDGVPMIELFREGRAMITLLLWVVNFMNLINLYFLSNWLPTIANSAGLSTSTAVLVGTALQIGGVIGTLLMGPVIDRVGFIKVLVPSFLLAAVTIATIGQPGVALPLLFLVVTMTGFCIIGGQPAVNALAATYYPTALRSTGVGWSLGVGRIGSIVGPVLGGELIRLNWSTNEIFLAMAVPTVISALMLVLMSKAGRGSSPRAVGSAGSLAH
- a CDS encoding IS66 family transposase, with amino-acid sequence MNSVRSIRPSSRSATAKPFWRGYLQAHDYSGYHASFREGVTHVACWAHARRKYFDVVKAMPRGARPGLAHHALRLIGLIYRIERQIAEADPDTRRQHRQRRTKRVLAWFHCWLTAHASTLLPKSPLAKAFAYTLSNWTALTVFIDDGSLAADNNLSECAMRPVALSRKNWLFAGSERGGQAAAVLFSLIETTRLNGVEPYAYLKDVLARINAHRVDRLEELLPMNWTPAAV
- a CDS encoding AzlD domain-containing protein translates to MNLPAEWVAIACGIVTFLLRLVPMWTWVPGKESTRVEQGVLNAIGPAAITALLVVSLWPGGDNGLHLPTLSAMVVGLATVMGAKRVIGGVALPTLFGAIAYGACLRLA
- a CDS encoding AzlC family ABC transporter permease produces the protein MDSLSIGVGYLPIAFSFGLAALQANLPPLTAVLISGIVFAGASQFALIALVAAGGSLLSVVSTVLLMNVRHIFYGPSVIAKLGNGRPSLPLPLLAFGLTDEVFASAVGKLQLISPPEREHWYVGLQLGAYSAWVLGTALGAFLGQQLTSHSAFLRDSLAFVLPALFLSLLLEINGNTQRRVLVASAVATAALIPLIPAYLAMAVGMAAGAALGYRRATQ
- a CDS encoding methyltransferase domain-containing protein, which codes for MLRELQPQLQVAAIEPDDTAFSCLQENIRGVSGITAHQTGFLELELPESETSLITSVGASHHFNTAFMLQKAMLVLKPGGILSVADEFIPEFHTPEERNLALVRHHAAYILTAMAWIGECEVLETDGEDWEWYRTFQQALALALVEAESGQGPAAIGRCRELYANMKKATLAKSPGLAIGAYTRFFWLELQAMVAGFDYEIERKTFPRRFADLARLAGFELLRHRRVFATTGADEWGGGTHVFTFRKPVVG
- a CDS encoding IS1182 family transposase; translation: MTSYLPYCPQQQMLLPQALQEWLPEGHLAYFISDAVDGLDLSAFHTRYAGGGPRNQPFHPAMMVKVLLYAYATGVFSSRKIARKLHEDVAFRVLAAGNFPAHRTLSDFRAVHLKELSELFVQVVRLAREMGLVKLGTVAIDGTKVKANASRHKAMSYGHMVKAEAELKRQIEALLNRAKAADDAERNEPELDVPAEIARREARLTAIAEARARLEQRQREADQARGRSDDDDRRPRGGDGKPKGGRYKRDFGVPEDKAQENFTDPDSRIMKRAGGGFDPGYNAQTAVDETAHIIVAAELTNNASDAGLLPGMLQVVRDTLAQRPRQALADTGYRSEQTFRELDGCGTELVVALGREGKRRLGFDRERSPHTAQMADKLDSEAGKTAYRKRKWIAEPPNGWIKNVLGFRQFSLRGLERVKAEWKLVCMALNLRRMSTLRTA
- a CDS encoding helix-turn-helix domain-containing protein, whose translation is MNTMSILAGNLLKAREQRGLTLTGLAERCGIAKSTLSTLESGEGNPTVETLWAIANALDVPFGLLVSGADVGENSLAAELAGEGSIVRLIERSDGEPEIEVYSVELKAGYRQESAPHPAGVCERVTVLSGAMLVGDPERPKLVRAGESCAFAADVPHVYGATDRGTKALVFIEYPPRGTTGGRSVIHLDWPSTANGWDGVRSALDRLLIEVSNGVDARLVRFRGCKLAAKAARNELRKQLFDGGSRPFSWPLLSLVDADRQGAYLAVLPLRFAAAFSHPASSALSAASPELSAARALARLAESPFLPLSDGEMGQAKRAVISSSWTLSALASEVLIQRGLLALPRSLRGRSQASVR